In Desulfosediminicola ganghwensis, a single window of DNA contains:
- a CDS encoding rhomboid family intramembrane serine protease, with protein sequence MLVVPVFTRSNSTNVPWICILLIVINTLILFTLQAGDSSIYNRAYQYYEQSRLVDIEVQAYGDFLQKKGTPEEIAFPETEEGKERLARQMLQDDQFAILLEQDQIITLESPSYQQWRDKRNRFEEILGSAAIIKYGYSPRKNNVTGLFSCIFLHGGFMHLLGNMVFLYLVGAILEVALGPSLFLGLYLITGVCASVLFGIVYPTASGPLVGASGAISGLMGSYGVIFGMRKIRIFYSLGFYFNYAMVPALALFPFWLLKEFFQLSLNTESNVAYVAHIGGLLSGLLIGTAYKLLRTEQIEALFTPQTTQNALDKYLDEGLDYLEKLDLPKARAAFAKALELAPDNLMVLRQLYSVDKSRPNSEQFHESARCILRALIPKPPEDFLEILEDYTQTASQPRLQLETIEHASRLYLKVREYRKAAPLISTLFRKNPDCPGLPHYLLTLAEGLLHDNRSIEASQCLKALIHKYPGSDEALQARTRLRSPGFGEQPN encoded by the coding sequence ATGCTTGTTGTACCGGTCTTCACCAGAAGTAATAGCACAAACGTACCCTGGATCTGTATTCTGCTTATCGTCATCAACACGCTGATTCTCTTCACCCTTCAAGCTGGTGATAGCTCCATCTACAACAGGGCCTACCAATATTACGAGCAGTCCCGGCTCGTTGATATCGAAGTGCAGGCTTATGGCGATTTTTTACAGAAAAAAGGTACACCCGAAGAGATTGCCTTCCCCGAGACAGAAGAAGGAAAAGAAAGGCTGGCCAGGCAAATGCTGCAGGATGACCAGTTTGCCATACTCCTCGAACAGGATCAGATCATCACTCTGGAGAGTCCGAGTTATCAGCAGTGGCGCGACAAACGTAATCGTTTCGAGGAAATCCTTGGATCAGCCGCTATCATCAAGTACGGATATTCACCGCGAAAAAACAACGTCACCGGCCTGTTCAGCTGCATATTTCTGCACGGCGGCTTCATGCATCTCCTGGGCAACATGGTGTTTCTCTACCTGGTAGGCGCTATCCTTGAGGTTGCCCTGGGACCTTCCCTTTTTCTTGGTCTGTACCTGATCACAGGCGTATGCGCCAGTGTGCTTTTCGGAATTGTTTACCCCACGGCAAGCGGCCCTCTGGTCGGAGCATCTGGAGCCATCTCCGGCCTGATGGGAAGTTACGGGGTCATTTTTGGCATGCGTAAAATTCGTATTTTCTATTCACTGGGCTTTTATTTCAACTACGCCATGGTTCCGGCGCTGGCGCTCTTCCCCTTCTGGCTGCTCAAAGAATTTTTTCAACTCTCTCTCAATACTGAAAGCAACGTCGCCTATGTCGCCCATATCGGCGGCCTGCTCTCCGGTTTGCTCATAGGCACGGCCTATAAGCTGCTCCGTACAGAACAGATCGAGGCACTCTTCACTCCCCAGACAACCCAAAACGCCCTGGACAAGTACCTGGATGAAGGACTCGATTACCTCGAAAAACTTGACCTGCCCAAGGCAAGAGCTGCCTTTGCCAAAGCCCTGGAGCTCGCTCCAGACAATCTGATGGTACTCCGCCAGCTCTACTCGGTCGACAAGAGCCGCCCAAACAGCGAGCAGTTTCATGAAAGCGCCCGATGCATACTTCGAGCGCTTATCCCCAAACCGCCAGAAGATTTTCTGGAAATATTAGAAGACTACACCCAAACTGCCTCCCAGCCACGCCTGCAACTCGAAACAATAGAGCACGCCAGCCGTCTTTACCTCAAAGTCAGAGAATACCGCAAGGCAGCCCCGCTTATTTCCACCCTCTTTAGAAAAAATCCAGATTGCCCGGGCCTGCCTCACTACCTTCTCACCCTGGCAGAAGGCCTTTTACACGACAACAGAAGTATAGAGGCAAGCCAGTGCCTCAAGGCACTCATACACAAATATCCTGGCAGCGATGAAGCATTACAGGCCAGGACCCGGCTGCGCAGTCCCGGCTTTGGAGAGCAGCCCAACTAG
- a CDS encoding B-box zinc finger protein: protein MSLECSLHRARPAHFVCYECGTSLCDECVSTRVSQGYGGKEKNYFCPACDSQVQLAGLGNVMVPFWHRLSSVFLYPFQLVPLILTAVLSLLAAVFPTNILVSLGVWVIMMKYAYAVLIETGRGSLNAPDVSVELINQDVMQVLKQYLVFALLGGSIGFVASHSVMAAIFLGVLAIACLPMILMLLVSINSVLQALNPMLFVPIIFRIGWPYLLMYLFLAFFMAAPAAFFAYLPVEVMPPLLYAFVISFVSQCYTIMSYHLMGYVLLQYHDRIGYVVDYEFFIENQGGRAKRKPKSAEEDLKTGLSILVKNGKYREALDKLLPFVKQKDPDWELSEKFYQLLNMSGEQDKALRYSVRHFEVLVKNNRKKQATELFPKITASPTAPPAAGSVFAMAGWCEEMNDFKSALNGYVYFTKHFKNDPLLPEVYFKLAMLLHEKGRKSDKARQILRGIIKAFPGHDLTPKAMQYLKAVG, encoded by the coding sequence ATGTCCTTGGAATGTTCGTTGCACCGTGCGCGTCCAGCGCACTTTGTATGTTATGAATGTGGAACTTCCCTGTGTGATGAGTGTGTTTCCACTCGCGTCTCTCAGGGTTATGGCGGCAAGGAGAAAAACTATTTTTGTCCGGCATGCGATTCGCAAGTTCAGCTGGCTGGTCTTGGCAATGTCATGGTGCCATTCTGGCACCGGCTCAGTTCTGTATTCCTGTACCCCTTTCAGTTGGTGCCGCTTATTCTGACCGCAGTACTGTCACTGCTGGCAGCGGTTTTCCCAACAAATATTCTCGTAAGTCTCGGGGTATGGGTAATCATGATGAAGTATGCCTATGCCGTGCTGATCGAAACCGGGCGAGGTTCACTCAATGCTCCGGACGTAAGCGTGGAACTGATCAATCAGGATGTGATGCAGGTGCTGAAACAGTATCTGGTCTTTGCGCTGCTGGGGGGCAGCATTGGCTTCGTCGCAAGCCATTCGGTTATGGCGGCAATATTCCTGGGGGTGCTGGCGATAGCCTGTCTCCCAATGATACTGATGCTGCTGGTCTCGATCAACTCGGTGCTGCAGGCGTTGAACCCAATGCTTTTTGTGCCGATAATTTTTCGGATAGGTTGGCCATATCTCTTGATGTATCTCTTCCTGGCTTTTTTCATGGCAGCCCCAGCCGCTTTTTTTGCATATTTGCCGGTGGAGGTTATGCCCCCGCTACTCTATGCCTTTGTGATCAGCTTTGTTTCCCAGTGCTACACGATAATGAGCTATCACTTAATGGGGTATGTGTTGCTGCAGTATCATGATCGCATCGGCTATGTTGTAGATTATGAGTTTTTCATTGAGAATCAGGGTGGAAGGGCTAAACGAAAGCCTAAGAGCGCCGAGGAAGATCTGAAGACCGGCCTGTCAATTCTTGTTAAAAATGGCAAATACAGGGAGGCGCTGGATAAGCTGCTCCCATTTGTGAAACAGAAAGACCCGGACTGGGAACTTTCAGAAAAGTTCTATCAGCTATTGAATATGTCGGGAGAGCAGGATAAGGCGTTACGCTATTCTGTACGCCATTTCGAGGTGCTGGTTAAGAATAATCGTAAAAAACAGGCGACTGAGCTATTTCCAAAAATCACTGCAAGTCCTACCGCTCCGCCAGCTGCCGGAAGTGTCTTTGCCATGGCTGGCTGGTGCGAAGAGATGAACGATTTCAAATCCGCCTTGAATGGCTATGTCTATTTCACCAAACATTTCAAGAACGACCCGCTTCTGCCAGAGGTCTATTTCAAGCTGGCGATGCTCCTCCATGAAAAGGGGCGAAAGAGCGACAAGGCCAGGCAGATTCTCAGAGGAATCATTAAGGCATTCCCAGGCCATGACCTCACTCCAAAAGCTATGCAATATTTGAAAGCGGTTGGTTGA